ACTGATCCCTCGCTATTCCATCCTTTGACGCTTGAACTCTACGACCACCTTAAGCCCTGGATCTCCACCAAGTTCTCCTCGGTTGACCAGCCTCTGGCGCCTAGCCCTCTACCCCTACTTACTACATCCCCGCGTCGTATATTGTACAGGTTGACCTTCAATGTTTAACATAGGTGTATTTAGTGGATGTGgagaattttccagatttttttctagaatctaCAGAAAATTCTCATACTTCTTCAACTTTCGCTTTGGTTATCTCGAGTctgttcaaggaaaaaaaactaaaaaatcacTGACACAAGAGGCCTCAGTTAGTGAAAGAGGCTTTAGTTATCTCGAATTtactaaggaagaaaaaacaaaaaaaaatcactgatgaATGATTATTTAGTTAGTAAAAGAGGCTTTTGTTATCTTGAATtggttcaagaaaaaaaacaaaaaatcactgCGGAGTGCCTATTAAGAGGTCTATTATCAGGCGAAATTGAGGTGGCGAATAAAATGCTTTTTTCCTCGTGAACGTggtaaagaaatttgtttaaatcGCCCGttaaattttcattaataGATAAAACATCGTGCAGAATAATTAAAGAGAGCAATAATAGcacaataattaaaatttaagcAAAATTTAAGCGCGTATCTCAGGAAATCTAAGCACTTTAAAGGGATTTATTCGAAATCGCTTCAGATAGTATCTGGAAGATagcttgaaaaaataaatcatagtTTTGCTTATAGCCAGATGATCTGTGCGGATCACGACAAAGCGAaatgttaataaataataaatatcaatagtaacaaaaattaacaaatagtTAAATAAATCTCGGCAGAAATTGGATGAATTTTGAAACGACCGGTGCTTTTAGTGATTTCTGTGGTACGATGCGCCGTGAAATTGCGAGAAATCTTTGCgatccgctttttttttctttggagttCTATAGACTAGCTTAAAATAGGTCCATATTACCTTATAGAAGAACTAGGAGTATAAATTCTTTCATAGCTGTCGATTTCCTTTATATAAtacgaaaattttctccaatttgagGACCAATTAACtttacaaagaagaaaaaacaaaaaaacagaaaacaaagttAAACATtttccaagtcctctctttttgaaaccttgGTATTGGGAACtgtatgtgttttttctttttatgcgAACGAGATTTTGGTggaatcttgaaaaaaagaaaaacaaaattttttcaggCGAATGACTTTGATGATCTCATTGTCACAAAATAATTTAGGACGACGGAGTCCCAGCTGAGATGATCCGTCATCGTTACTCCGTCGAGCTCTTCGAGTTTTCGGGAAGAAGTGCTTCAGGGCAATGTGACAGCATGAGTCCCTCAGCCGGCACTGCTCATCGACAACATCCGAAAAGTACACATCATCTCGATTACGAATGCTCCGTAAGGACGTGTGTAGTTCTTCGGAGAAGCGTCGAGCTTCATATTAGTACGAATCCGTCTATACATTAACATCTCGGAGGACGAAGAGGAATCTCAGAACATCGTTTGATGACAGCAGAATTTCCCCTCCGCAACTCATATCCGCTACCGTAACGGCTCCGCTTTTTTTCCCTAAGACTTTTCTAGACCCTCAATTTTGATCTTTGAGCACTTGACCCTTTGACCATTTTGACTTTGGCATTTTTGACCCTTTCTATAAGCTTTCGGAACGACCGCAGCAGCAAACCAGCGGATTTACTACTGTAGCCGCTCGGCTGTTTGTACTTGTAAtcatacttcttttttttgagatagaTGTGATAGATTTTTGGACAGACAGATTTTATCTACAATATttgtttctattattattttatctatttattttattatcccttttaaagatatttttagCCACACTTTCTGgaactttctaatttttccaccACCTAAATTTACCAGTTTTATTCACTCAAAAGTTAGCACTCTTCAACTTCATTTCCATTCGcttcttcatttgttttcttcgcagaggaaaaaaaattcccgaaCCTTTGCCATTTCTCGGTTCCATCGCATTTTTTAGGTCCTCCACATTTTTTAATGTCTTCCTGTACGTTTTCCTCGAAAAGCCGGAATAATTGCTGagtttttttgaggaaaacgtACAGGAagacagcttttttttctcgattttcttGCCATGTTGATTTTCAGGGGCGAATTCCTTGCAACTGTGATGCGAGTCTTCCAGGACATTTATTCTCTCCAAAAAAGGTATCAACTCCTTGATAAAGGTTATACGATGCCACGATCTAGATAACACTCCGCTTACAGTTCACAATTATATaagttcatttctttattcttccaCAGAGAAACAAACTCCACGCTTCTCAACATATGAAATATATATGTAAGGATAGTTACTCCGCAACAATTTTCGCAAAGAATAGGGGGTGAAAAAACGTATGTGCACGTGCCTATCACGTGCACATACAAATTTTCTGCGGAACTGTGGAATAGGCAAAGGCAAAATAGTATCAGAACACGgaacacatacatatatgtagaaaatattgcgcTATTTCGGACTAGAACGGATAGTTGCCTACAATTTTTTACTATacaacaaacgaaaaaaaaagagaaaaaaaacaatagaaaccGGTAATTCGAGAAGGAAAAGcgagcgagagagagagacagaAACAGAGAGACGAAGAAAAATGCGCTGATATGACGATGTCATGGTGGGGGTACGGTGACAGACAGACAGCCAAACCGACAAACAAACAGACagacagagagagagacacacacacacacggataGACACTATCATAAAAATATCAGGAATATCCGACGACAAAATTGAGTGCAAACGAGCACCTTGGATGCCAAGgataatacatacatacatatacatgtatatagaGCGCGATATTGCATCATAGCAGTAAACAACCCGAATATCCTCAAAAACCGTGACTCGAGCACACAACCATCATCAGCTGACGTTGAGTTCAGCTGGATGAAACACACTCATTTTTCTATGTAGAGACTGACTGACTGATATACATTGAATAATAATTTGACGTTTAAACATTCCTAGCCCAATAATTCGGTTGAGATCGACCCAAATCCATACGCAACACAGTAGCACCGGATGGGGTGACCTCAGTGGTAAGCACTGATGACGATCCGCCATCCGAATAGGCCGAGTCGTCGCTCATTTTCGACGACGGTGGTCGTGCCGGCGCAAACTGTTGCGCTTTGGCCAGCTGTGCCTGAGAcggtggcggcggcggtggtgaGAAGTCAGGCGGTGGTCTATGATGAAACATTTGTGGTTGATAGACTGCGTCCAAGTCACCGGCGTATGAGTTCGGGTAGTGAACGGCGGCCGCGCCTGGATGCGGATATGCGGCCGCCAGACGAGGCGGCAGCATATGTCCAGGCACCATTTCGCCGTAAGCGATTGTCGCATAGTCGTAAGTGCcttaaaaaggaatttttagggaaaaaaatgaaattaatggtCCTCTAGGGCTAAACTAAAATTACAAACCATTTGCCGGCGGATTGTGATGATAATGATGAATAAGTGGATGCTGAGGATAGTTAGAATGCAAGGATGAATCTAGACCTCTCGAAGAATGCAGTTTTTCTGACGTGGGGTACTGAAATCGACCATTGTTTACATGTCgttggaataaataaataacaatgcATTGATGATACTACAAAAGGCCAAAAACACTCAAACTTTCTCAAATTTATTGATCTCTGAAATCGATCGAAGTGAAATTCATGATCTGCCACTTTGAGAGGACTTTGAcagttgaatttttcaacCGTGATTCTTTCATTCACTCAAAAACTACAACAGTTTTTTAATCCAATCCTAATCACTGCAAACTCAACACTGTGGTAAGAGGGCGGAGTTTACGCGGATTCTAATTGGCTAAATTCTGAACAGATCTGTACTGTATTAATTACACACAGAAATCGATTAGCACTCAAATCGATCATAAAACTGTAGACTGCACTAAaagttctcagttttttttttaacttagaAAGTCAAAAACAAGCGCTAAAGCTAGCTTATCCAAAGAACTCGGcagaaattagaattttatttacttattttctactgggatttttttccattctccaACCCTATCCTataatttctagaatttcattgtaggtttttttgtattttagttaaagaattttattttattcgagaattttattttattctagaattttcctcCTCAAATCGTGAGTACttcacaagaagaaaaatcaagcaaTTAAACACACTCGAGGCCGAATTAGTGGGAATGCGAATATTTTCATGTAATTggatgctttaaaaaatttatgctgggaaaataaaaacgttAGTGAAAAGTTAAGCATCAATAAAGAGGAAGGGAGGGGAGATAGCTTCTGGGATTTGTAGAGCGTCAGCGCAAAAAGGTGAAGCTCGAACCTGAGTTTCGGTCGAAAATTGAAGGTCCTCTCATTAGGGTCggtcgagcaaaaaaaaaggatgaagatgGGGCGGATGTCTCCAGTGATTTCACCTACTCCACCTACGAAACACACCCCGAATGGAGAACAACAACATCTAAAGGTGAAGCCACGTTCGCTTCTGAGTTCTCCTTTTGAGTTAACGGCCAGATATTATTGACTCACAATAAATTCACTGCCGGTTCCACTTCGATCAGATGGCGACATCGTGCCACGTTTATGATTTTCCTTGGTGATATCGTGGGATCCAGAAGCGTTCCAGGGCAGGTGACGTCGATTGCACCAACGTGACATGTCGTGTCGCatctaaaaatacaaaaattcttACGAGCCTAAGGAATACGAACTTCCAACAAACCAATGGAGAGCAATTTAGGCTATCTTGGGGGCGGAGCATACACACCCTCTTATTGGAAGGTTCAGATTATTTTAGGGGCGGGGCTTAAGCACATCCCTATTGGTCTATTCTCCTTATTCCGtaataaaacacaaaaactgTCAGAAACTTgtcagaaacaagaaaaataattgaaaccctaaaataaaaaggaaaaataaataaaagaacacaCCTTATCCGAGAAAACCACATGGAATAAGAAGATGAACAATCCCTGTAGCGAATTAGTGATCGTAAAAGCGTAAGCCATCACTATCGAATGTCCATCATCGATCCACAATAATCCACATGTCCATGTGACACCAAGAAGACATACCAAACCCATCGCTCCTTTCACCCATGTCCTAGAAAACCACAGAGAAAATCCAGAGAATTCCCGTGaatatttcaccttttttttttcattgctccccaaaaaaaaatttacctgATATCTCCTCCATTATCCGTAGTATGCCTACACGGTATATACTTGGAATGCCTGTATACTATACACATAgtcataaacaaaaacatcgtATTTGTCAGCAATATAAGAGCAGCTGGAGCGACAAAGAATAAGATAAACATGTTGTCAGTTCGTAGcctaaaaaaatcgtaaattacctccttttttcctcgaaaaaagaacacaaataaACGTGAATCACAAACAAACCAGCAATGATGACGAGTTCCGAACCCTGATGGATCGTAATATGCAGCCGCTCCGGTTATAATTGCAGGAACTCCATAACCGATGAGGAAAAACGTTAAACGGCGTCTAGCAGCCGGGAATACCTGGAACCAGGGAAAAAGATATTATTTATAGCATCATTTGAACCTCTGAGCAACTAAAGGGCATATTAAATTCATCCCTAGATGAAACCATggaaaaatgcaaacatcCCCCGTccagtcgaaaaaaaaagaacggctTCAGAATAAAACGGGTTAAAAAAGTTTCTCTAATCGAAATTCCGTCACGAATTACATCGGAATGCTAAAATTTCGTCAACAAATTTCCTATGAAaacaattcgaaaaattttcaagtctTAGTCTTAGAATTCTCCTAATAATTACATGGGAATACTGAAATCTTGTCAACAAAATTCCTAAATTGAAAACAattaggaaatttttcaggtCCTAGCCTCCTACAAAGGGGCTGCCCTTCGAATTTTTACACCGGAGAAAAGAATATCAGTAAAAATATACCTCGACGAGCATTTGATACAATTGATATCCTTCCAGTAGCATCCATGTTAAAGCCGATAggaagaaatatagaagacAACCGGCAATGACGCTACATTCAAACTAAAAAAGATTACATTTCAAATAAGAAGATTCGAGAAAAAACGCGAAAACGCTCAAAAATGGAAggtaattggaaaaaaaaactacattcaAAGTGTTAAATATCAAGTATGGGGATtccaaaaaaacacaaaaacatctAAAAATATAAGTcagtgagagaaaaaatggcAGATCATAAAAAATATTCTGGAATGAAAGAAACATGATTCGAGAAGAAATTCCCTAACCTTTTCCTCGGTCCTCCATATTCCAGCGAGAAACACTATTTCTGCGATACCAAGTGATGCACATAGATTTTTATGAATGAACACCCtaaaaaaactggatttttttacGTGAGACGATTCCGAAAACAccgtaaaaaataagaagaaggaaagaaaaacataaaatgaaataagtttAGAAAAACATGCCTATCGCCTCCTCCTTTAACGAAAATAACAAAGCAGAGAAATGTGACAATGAGGCAAATGATCGATAATGTACAGCCAACATATGTGATCACCGTGAGAAGATGACTGTCCATGGTAGGAACCTGAAGATAGGGACTATTGATttgtaaaaaaggaagaaaccaCACGACAAACCCAtgaccaaaacaaaaaaaaaccaaataaaatcaacccataaaaataaataagccATGTGATTTGAAACTGAagaagccgaaaaaaaaagagaaatattcaaaagagCTCACTGGCTCTACGTCCACATAATGGAAAGCATAATTTACCTGTAAGtttgtttgtgaaaaaaaaatccaatgaaaaaaataaatttttatcagGATTTTGAAGTGTGGGAATATGCTGTGGACCTAACATAACTACTCATCCTATTAATCAATtatgcttttatttatttgtttacttatttacttactagAAACATTGAGATACTCCAAAATTCTACGCGCATAGAAAAGATGAGAGTTTTTATTCAGTTTGCAGGGAACAccgtaaacaaaaagaaatatggatataaaaataattttaaaaaaatacgtaaaaataatagtaataatttccATTTCCTTCGCTTAGTATtgcagataaaataaaaaaggatggGTATAGGAAAGTATGTGAAACTAAATTTATAAACAAATAGccggaaaacaacaaaaacttaGGGTTTCTCCGgaaaattccggaaaaatAATTCCTATGTGACTATTACTTGAGGAGTACTGCCCACTTTCGAACCGAGAGTATAAATAGTTGAAAATATGAGAAGAGTACGAAGttgaaaaaggaatgaaagaaaCATTTCTCACCTCATGACCTACATAATCCATGAGAACAGCAAAATGTGTCATGTGACTACAAGCGCATACGGTATGAGTAGAATTATGCGATTGAAGTGAGCATCCAGAAGAGGACCACTAAATTGACAAAAATATACTTCAAATTTATCCTTATTTCTATTAGAACTTATTTTcagcagatgaaaaaaaaaaactttaaaatatcGATGAAAATTGCTGGTACCCACTTGTAGATCCTCCATATCCCACCAGGAGCATTGCGGTGAAGACATTCGTCGTAATGTCTCGGGATTATGGTGGAAGGTGACAATGATCTAAAATAGCACTTTTGTAGGGATTGATTAGAGggatttgtattttattttccaggGATCCCTCTCGTATTGCCAAATgtccagaattttccagaagaaaaaaaaaacgaagaagatcGAACGAACCGGTCGTGGTAGCGCTGGCAATCTCACTGATCGTCCATCCAAAACTACAGAAGCGGCCACAACACGAGAAACAACACGTCGACGTCGTTCGGCACCTTGTGGATGTTGCTCCGACGGGGAGATCAACTCGACCGGTGGCTCCATTTCGTCACCAATATTCGCATACGATGCATAGTAGACACGGGAACGGTCTGGAAACGTATCCAGAATTCATCAGTATCACATAGTACTttcattttacatttcttatttattttttaattttttttttttgaaagttaaaCAGTACAAAAAATTACAGAGATCTAGACTACAagttacaaaataataaataataatacaatataatatataattagtATACAACAAAGTTTTCTGCGAAAATTCTCTGTACTCACTTACTTTACTACTTCAATttgaaagggaaaattttcatagattgatatttatttcattttttttcataattattcAGTTGGAACTAGCttctttgagaaataattCTCTGAAAATTGCATCTAAAAATcagcgagaactggtcccaaTCGCTAGCGTGATCTAAACTGGACTGCGTCTGCGGCTCTAATCGACCTACTGTTGCAAAATCGACGTACTGTTGCAAAACAGCGTTAATTCTAGCTAGAAAATATTGTGAATTCACCGCGTAACGACTTCAACCTTAAAGTCTCAGTCTTCCACAATTTCCCCGGGAAATTTACTTCAATCCACAACAGTACATACCTAATCCAGCCAATTCCAACGCCTCTTTCGGTATATCCACACTATCCACGTTATTTTCACCAGCCCAAAGCGCCATCGATGGGAACAAAAAGTAGTTCGATTGTTGTGCGGATGTCTGAAAATTCCACTAAAATGGCTTTTTATCCCGAGAGAAGGCGGAAATTTGTAACAATTCCCCGCACCTTAATACTTTCGCTCATTTCTGTCATCACCAGCGGTTGTACATAGTTTTCGGATGAATGTACAGTTAGTGATCCGGATGTCATCGCTCGTTCCACACACGACAATAGTCTTGTCGCAAATGTTTGTCGCTTCTTTAGCGGCCAGTTACGCCACATTTCCTTCGCACGAAGGGCATTGTGAACAACGTTGACAATTAGCTGGAAAAGTAACGAAATGACCACCAGTCAAGGATATCCTTGAAAAATCGAGGTTACACTAACTAGTCACTAACCTGGTTCACCAATTTCTGACTACTTTTAGCCCATGGTTCACGGCTAACCAAATCTTGGACCACATCTAAAACGTTGAGCAGTTTCGGCAGATCACCGGCCACCATCGGACGACGGGTGTCGGATGTCATCGCGCGGAGTAACTATAAATGTCGGAAATTCTCACtcacagttgaaaaaaagaacaatttttcttctcaaacaaGTTTGAATTTTTACCTTAAACTAGTGGAAAAATTGCCTACCTCTGGGATTCCACTCGCATCCTGATCTTTGATCGTTTCCTCTAACGCATCTTGTCGCTGTATCGTCCAATCACTCTGGCATTCCATCGTGTTCGGTCCATCTTCCGACCACAAACCGTCCACTGTGCATCGCCACGACGAAGTACctaaaagaataaattatttgTAACGTtataagcaagaaaaaattccatcaaatATTTAAGATAGTGGTAGCTTTGGAAATTGATAGATTTGAATTTCTAGCCGATTTCTTGGCAAAATTTCactaggaaataaaaatgtctCTGGAATTTCCCATTACAGTCGCAATTCTACTCTAACCGAATGGAAACCCTAGGTAGTACCAGTGCTAATTTCgttcgaagatttttttctcataaattgGGGAATTGAATGATGTTATGAtattctttttagaaaaaaatctaactttTCTCACTCgaactctttttttgagaaatattaGTGACCAGATGGAAATTGAAGTTAAGAGATGATGGGCGGGCCTATTGCTCTCCGACCAATCACATCCACTCACCGGATACTGACTTGATACTTTGAAATCATttatccgcaaaaaaaaaacgaatatatTTTCGCTTACCCCTCGTTCCTTCCGGACACGGTCGCGTCGCTGTCGTTCCAGAAACGGTTGCAGGCCATTCGATTCCTCTTCTGGACGTCTTAGCACATGTTTGTGGTGTTAATTGAGCGCCCATACTGGAGAAATACACATTCgcttcaatttagaattaaATTCAGAGTATCCTTTAAGAAACGCACTCTTTCTTAACGTCATCCTCAATTTCAGTGGTTGTTGACGTTGTAGTAGTTGTAGTGGTGGTAGTGGTAGTGGTCGTGGTTGTTGTTACTGTAAAGTACCGTACATGGTTGGGAGAACTGGTGAAACAAATCTCAGCTGCATGCCAGAGCGTCACCACAACAATGAAAGCATCTTACCCTCTACAACACAAACATAAGTGACATCCAGGTACTTCTTCGTTCCAGGACATGGATCATGGACGAAAAAATCGTTATCCACGATAAAATGACATTCACGACGACCATCACAACTGTaaacacaacacaacaatTCGAAGCTACGATCCTGCGATGGGTTTCCTTGAACTCTGTGGATTTTTGCGTATAGCGCAAGCACATCACCGCCACTACACGACCAGCACATAAATCACAACGCAACGCAAGCCACGCACGCCAATAGATACGCTGTTAGGCTGTTTTATGCACCTTGTGTACAGTAAAAAGTCGCTTCGAGATATTTGCTCGTTTCTGGGCATGGATCATCGAACATGAACGCGTCAACCATGAACTCACAGCGACGCAGACCTTCACATCTGAATTCGTTCGTCTCATTAATTAGAGTTTTTCGGGAATCTTTCTGATCCAGGCCCTTTGAAGTGCAAACCTTTTTCAAATACTTGGctgtgaatgaaaattttctattaaGACAACTTCACAGCCTTCCTAGGAAACCTCCTGTCAGGCAAAATTGCTGTTCCATGGCTTCCATGAATTGTTTGGATAATTGTTCTCTTGCTACGTTTTTCCTTGCAGGTGTCCTTCTGTTTGCTGATCAGATCAACCCTTAGCTAACCTCTGATGGTAGGAACCTACCAGAGGTTAGCTAATGGTTTCGTTCTTCCCTTATTGTTCTCATCTCCCTCTATATacccaaagaaaaaacacctcATGCATATCCATGCGCGATACCTCCGGATGATTAATAGCTCAGTGTGCGCTCTTGAGCGTTCCGTATTAAAAGGTCGCGAGACTCCAAACGCCACCGGCAGAGTATTGAGTGATGGGGTCAGCGGGCAGACTCTGGCCAGTAGCGCGTAAATCCTTCGCGTCCGTCTTTCAAGCGTACCGCCCTACCATCCAAGGAATCAGTGAAAGTGGCACACGCCTCACTAAGCACGTCGGTCGGCAGCAGCAGCAGACAGCTTCGGCTCCTCTCTCTCTAAATCCCTTGTGCTGAGCcagaagaagtggaaaaaaaagacgtagaaAACTAGAATTAAGGATGGGGTAAGCGGGCAGCTGCTTACCCATCCACGCATGCTTGTCCAGTTAGTCCACCTGGTTGCTAATTTCGGGAATGTTTGTTCAGTCAACCGTCATGGTAAACATTAGTGCTAATGACATCAGTTGCACAGCTCCCCTAGGCGCGACTCACAAAACTCTTGGGATAACCCTAAGCGCTAGCTAATTACTGGACGCACCAATTAGGAGCAACATCAAAGTTTGTTTACTGGTacgtacacatacacatatgtgcgtgtgtatgtgtgtttgtttCAATTACCGTATTGTTGGCAATAATTGATGGCGATTAATCTGCGTACAATAAGAAATGACCTTCAACTACAAGATCCATACGCGAAAATCGCCTCCATACACTCTGGATGTGCCCTCATCGTAGCGTAAGCAGGACGAGGATGGAGgttatgaatgaaaaatgtacTATTGATGAGCTCTTTCATAAAGTACACATCTCCATTGGatcaaatatatataaaaacacaaaaaagctATTATAAGTGTGGTAGCTGAGcactaaaaaaagtttctttgaaTCCAATTCCCCCCATTTTCCtgcaattttcattttgaatgcCCTTATCCCTAACTCCACTGTGCTCGATACTACttcctagaaaaaattccaaaaacacTTCATTTTGAGTTTAAACCTGAGAAATAAATGgagacattaaaaaaagaagattttgttctgacttccaaaaaaattttacttcTGACACTTCCAAGCCATTTCTCAAAATCTCTGAACATCATGTCCCTTCTTCGCTGACTCCTAACGTCCATTCCTACTactatccagaaaattccatcAAAAGAAGCATACCGCTAATTCAAGCCATCATAAGAGCTGAATATTGTGCCCTGACGAGTATTAAGAATGATTTAAAAtcataattaattagttaattaagaAAAACTCTACTTCGCAGAATTTTGTCCCTTTCTTCATGCATTTGATCGCAGCACTTGTTGAAgtcgaagaaaaacaattatatGAGTCATAATTACTGAAAAATTTGAGTGACTGGTGCATTGAAATGCACTCATGATGACACATTACGCCAAAAATTTTGAGACATGATCAGTACGACttagtttttgctttttaaagcaaaaactTCTGGCTTTTAGCTTGCtaaaaatatgtaagaaaATGAGCCTTGGTATGaaaaggcatttttttttcaaatgtccaTGGCTCCTAAAAACCTACAGCAAAATCTCAGCGCTCTGCCTTAAAATTAGAACGGAGCCGCCTATAAAAGCGTTCCGTCATCGCAGCTGAATGACTGCTACGGCTGTAAATGAAATTTGCTCACATGCACAGCTTCCCCTAACATCCATTATGATTCCGCCCGGAAGCATCTTCACTTAACCCCATTAGCCGGCGGCTGTTCGTCGTTGACGTCGAGCCGGAGGTTTGTAATTGCTGAGTTGACTGAGCTAATGCGCGAAGCAATTAACGAATAGATGGAGAGATGGTCAGTAAAAAGACAGCCTGACCATCCAGAAAACACCACATCCTCCTGCCAATGATTGTAGGTTGTGCGAGCAGTCATGTGTGTACTGAATGTGCACATGGACAGACGGTAGTGACAAATGGCCGAAACCAGGTGGTCAGCCTGTTAAGGTCAAACCACACCAATTCACACctttgccgaaaaaaaaacattaatgtGATTCTAAGAGGTT
This is a stretch of genomic DNA from Necator americanus strain Aroian chromosome II, whole genome shotgun sequence. It encodes these proteins:
- a CDS encoding hypothetical protein (NECATOR_CHRII.G8422.T2), giving the protein MLVALIVAATIVDVVVVAGAEDVITQSNSSIVVCEGGVAELACPRGTVISIALANYGRYSARVCYENEDLDDVVPMAQCHNPRTMPTLRKSCDGRRECHFIVDNDFFVHDPCPGTKKYLDVTYVCVVEVTTTTTTTTTTTTTTTTSTTTEIEDDVKKDMGAQLTPQTCAKTSRRGIEWPATVSGTTATRPCPEGTRGTSSWRCTVDGLWSEDGPNTMECQSDWTIQRQDALEETIKDQDASGIPELLRAMTSDTRRPMVAGDLPKLLNVLDVVQDLVSREPWAKSSQKLVNQLIVNVVHNALRAKEMWRNWPLKKRQTFATRLLSCVERAMTSGSLTVHSSENYVQPLVMTEMSESIKTSAQQSNYFLFPSMALWAGENNVDSVDIPKEALELAGLDRSRVYYASYANIGDEMEPPVELISPSEQHPQGAERRRRVVSRVVAASVVLDGRSVRLPALPRPIIVTFHHNPETLRRMSSPQCSWWDMEDLQWSSSGCSLQSHNSTHTVCACSHMTHFAVLMDYVGHEVPTMDSHLLTVITYVGCTLSIICLIVTFLCFVIFVKGGGDRVFIHKNLCASLGIAEIVFLAGIWRTEEKFECSVIAGCLLYFFLSALTWMLLEGYQLYQMLVEVFPAARRRLTFFLIGYGVPAIITGAAAYYDPSGFGTRHHCWLRTDNMFILFFVAPAALILLTNTMFLFMTMCIVYRHSKYIPCRHTTDNGGDIRTWVKGAMGLVCLLGVTWTCGLLWIDDGHSIVMAYAFTITNSLQGLFIFLFHVVFSDKMRHDMSRWCNRRHLPWNASGSHDITKENHKRGTMSPSDRSGTGSEFIYPTSEKLHSSRGLDSSLHSNYPQHPLIHHYHHNPPANGTYDYATIAYGEMVPGHMLPPRLAAAYPHPGAAAVHYPNSYAGDLDAVYQPQMFHHRPPPDFSPPPPPPSQAQLAKAQQFAPARPPSSKMSDDSAYSDGGSSSVLTTEVTPSGATVLRMDLGRSQPNYWARNV
- a CDS encoding hypothetical protein (NECATOR_CHRII.G8422.T1); amino-acid sequence: MRNSMLVALIVAATIVDVVVVAGAEDVITQSNSSIVVCEGGVAELACPRGTVISIALANYGRYSARVCYENEDLDDVVPMAQCHNPRTMPTLRKSCDGRRECHFIVDNDFFVHDPCPGTKKYLDVTYVCVVEVTTTTTTTTTTTTTTTTSTTTEIEDDVKKDMGAQLTPQTCAKTSRRGIEWPATVSGTTATRPCPEGTRGTSSWRCTVDGLWSEDGPNTMECQSDWTIQRQDALEETIKDQDASGIPELLRAMTSDTRRPMVAGDLPKLLNVLDVVQDLVSREPWAKSSQKLVNQLIVNVVHNALRAKEMWRNWPLKKRQTFATRLLSCVERAMTSGSLTVHSSENYVQPLVMTEMSESIKWNFQTSAQQSNYFLFPSMALWAGENNVDSVDIPKEALELAGLDRSRVYYASYANIGDEMEPPVELISPSEQHPQGAERRRRVVSRVVAASVVLDGRSVRLPALPRPIIVTFHHNPETLRRMSSPQCSWWDMEDLQWSSSGCSLQSHNSTHTVCACSHMTHFAVLMDYVGHEVNYAFHYVDVEPVPTMDSHLLTVITYVGCTLSIICLIVTFLCFVIFVKGGGDRVFIHKNLCASLGIAEIVFLAGIWRTEEKFECSVIAGCLLYFFLSALTWMLLEGYQLYQMLVEVFPAARRRLTFFLIGYGVPAIITGAAAYYDPSGFGTRHHCWLRTDNMFILFFVAPAALILLTNTMFLFMTMCIVYRHSKYIPCRHTTDNGGDIRTWVKGAMGLVCLLGVTWTCGLLWIDDGHSIVMAYAFTITNSLQGLFIFLFHVVFSDKMRHDMSRWCNRRHLPWNASGSHDITKENHKRGTMSPSDRSGTGSEFIYPTSEKLHSSRGLDSSLHSNYPQHPLIHHYHHNPPANGTYDYATIAYGEMVPGHMLPPRLAAAYPHPGAAAVHYPNSYAGDLDAVYQPQMFHHRPPPDFSPPPPPPSQAQLAKAQQFAPARPPSSKMSDDSAYSDGGSSSVLTTEVTPSGATVLRMDLGRSQPNYWARNV